One Streptomyces sp. V4I8 genomic window carries:
- a CDS encoding TetR family transcriptional regulator translates to MTQSTPRTPRTPRTPRTPRTPSAPRRSDATRTAILDAARERFAADGYERATIRAIAKHANIDPSMVMRYYGNKEGLFAAAVSIDLKLPDPASLSRDDAGRTLVTHFVDMWEKNEVLTALLRVGATNQAGAERMQGIFTDQLLPVARRVCPDPEQAPARAALASSQLLGLALTRYVLRFPPAVALAPEEIVAWLAPTVQRYLTAPYPA, encoded by the coding sequence ATGACCCAGAGCACGCCCCGCACGCCCCGCACGCCCCGCACGCCCCGCACGCCCCGCACGCCCTCGGCCCCACGCCGCTCCGACGCCACCCGCACGGCGATCCTCGACGCGGCCCGCGAGCGCTTCGCGGCCGACGGTTACGAGCGCGCCACCATCCGCGCCATCGCCAAGCACGCGAACATCGATCCGTCGATGGTGATGCGCTATTACGGCAACAAGGAGGGCCTGTTCGCGGCGGCCGTCTCCATCGACCTGAAGCTGCCGGACCCGGCGTCCCTGTCCCGGGACGACGCCGGCCGGACGCTCGTGACCCACTTCGTGGACATGTGGGAGAAGAACGAGGTGCTCACGGCCCTGCTTCGGGTCGGCGCGACCAACCAGGCCGGGGCCGAGCGCATGCAGGGCATCTTCACGGACCAGTTGCTGCCGGTCGCCCGCCGGGTCTGCCCCGACCCCGAGCAGGCTCCGGCGCGGGCCGCGCTGGCCTCGTCGCAGCTGCTCGGGCTGGCGCTCACGCGTTACGTCCTGCGGTTTCCGCCCGCCGTGGCGCTGGCCCCCGAGGAGATCGTGGCGTGGCTGGCGCCCACGGTGCAGCGGTATCTGACCGCGCCGTACCCCGCGTGA
- the malQ gene encoding 4-alpha-glucanotransferase translates to MTGQRSAEAPAEDPAGPEGPPSDDLSLLAELHGVATSYQPSADRTVTASAAALTLALAALDIDAGTPRAVAAARAARERELRERLLPPTVVSWSGAEPEALAALPSGTRLRIETEQGQTHTVVAQLPPGVHRLTAAAPDGRTATSHLVVAPPRLPTPTGRSYGLLVQLYSLLSRRSWGMGDLGDLTELAAWAGRALGAGFVQVNPLHAAVPGAPTDPSPYRPSSRRFPDPVHLRVEDVPEFAYVEDRERVRALLERAGRLREAVLEKGELIDRDAVWAAKREALELVREVPLGPGRRAAYVDFLAREGQALEDHATWCALAEVHGPDWPRWPQGLQDPRSPETARARGELMDRVDFHCRLAWLTDGQLTEAQRVAREAGMPVGIVHDLAVGVHPGGADAWAQQEYFAAGMSVGAPPDAFNARGQDWGLPPWRPDRLAESGYEPYRRLLRALFRYAGALRIDHVMGLFRLWWVPQGQPPTEGTYVRYDAEAMLAILVLEASRAGAVVIGEDLGTVEPGVRETLRSRGVLGTSVLWFERDWDGDGRPLPPDSWRADCLATATTHDLPSTAARLTGDHVELRHGLGLLARPLEQERAEAAADTGEWLELLSRLRLLRGSHGGHCASEEEAEIQAVHRFLLRTPARMVGVWLPDGVGDRRPQNLPGTWDQYPNWRLPIADAEGRAVTLEELAGSARLRALVEVLRAGAGAGAGAGAGGAGTEAGAVGRG, encoded by the coding sequence ATGACAGGACAGCGGTCGGCCGAAGCCCCTGCCGAGGACCCGGCGGGTCCCGAAGGTCCCCCCTCCGACGACCTGTCGCTCCTCGCCGAGCTGCACGGGGTCGCCACCTCCTACCAGCCGTCCGCCGACCGCACGGTCACGGCCTCCGCCGCCGCCCTCACCCTCGCCCTGGCCGCCCTCGACATCGACGCCGGCACGCCGCGCGCCGTCGCCGCCGCGCGCGCCGCACGGGAGCGGGAGCTGCGCGAGCGGCTGCTGCCGCCGACCGTCGTGTCCTGGAGCGGCGCCGAACCCGAGGCGCTGGCCGCGCTGCCCTCCGGCACCCGGCTGCGCATCGAGACCGAACAGGGCCAGACCCACACCGTCGTCGCCCAACTCCCGCCCGGCGTCCACCGTTTGACCGCCGCCGCCCCCGACGGCCGTACGGCCACCAGCCACCTGGTCGTCGCCCCGCCCCGCCTGCCCACGCCCACCGGACGCTCGTACGGCCTGCTCGTCCAGCTCTACTCCCTCCTCTCCCGCCGCTCCTGGGGCATGGGCGACCTCGGCGACCTCACCGAACTCGCCGCCTGGGCCGGCCGGGCGCTCGGCGCCGGGTTCGTGCAGGTCAACCCGCTGCACGCGGCCGTGCCCGGAGCCCCGACCGACCCGTCCCCCTACCGCCCGTCCTCCCGGCGCTTCCCCGACCCGGTGCACCTGCGGGTCGAGGACGTGCCCGAGTTCGCGTACGTCGAGGACCGCGAGCGGGTGCGGGCGCTGCTGGAACGGGCCGGGCGGCTGCGGGAAGCCGTACTGGAGAAGGGGGAGTTGATCGACCGGGACGCGGTCTGGGCGGCCAAGCGGGAGGCGCTGGAGCTGGTGCGCGAGGTGCCGCTCGGGCCGGGACGACGGGCCGCCTACGTCGACTTCCTCGCGCGGGAGGGCCAGGCACTGGAGGACCACGCCACCTGGTGCGCGCTGGCCGAGGTGCACGGCCCGGACTGGCCGCGGTGGCCGCAGGGGCTACAGGACCCACGCTCACCCGAAACCGCCCGCGCGCGGGGCGAGTTGATGGACCGCGTCGACTTCCACTGCCGTCTCGCGTGGCTCACCGACGGCCAGCTGACCGAGGCCCAGCGGGTCGCGCGGGAGGCGGGGATGCCGGTCGGCATCGTGCACGACCTGGCGGTCGGCGTGCACCCCGGGGGCGCGGACGCCTGGGCCCAGCAGGAGTACTTCGCGGCCGGGATGTCGGTGGGCGCCCCGCCGGACGCCTTCAACGCCCGCGGCCAGGACTGGGGGCTGCCGCCCTGGCGCCCGGACCGGCTGGCGGAGTCGGGGTACGAGCCGTACCGGCGTCTGCTCAGGGCGCTCTTCCGATACGCGGGCGCCCTGCGCATCGACCATGTGATGGGGCTGTTCCGGCTGTGGTGGGTGCCGCAGGGGCAGCCGCCCACGGAGGGGACGTACGTCCGTTACGACGCCGAGGCCATGCTCGCGATCCTGGTGCTGGAGGCCTCCCGGGCCGGGGCGGTGGTGATCGGGGAGGACCTCGGCACGGTGGAGCCGGGCGTGCGGGAGACACTGCGCTCGCGGGGCGTGCTCGGCACCTCGGTGCTGTGGTTCGAGCGGGACTGGGACGGCGACGGCCGCCCCCTGCCGCCGGACTCCTGGCGCGCCGACTGCCTCGCCACCGCCACCACCCACGACCTGCCGTCCACCGCGGCCCGTCTCACCGGCGACCACGTCGAACTCCGCCACGGCCTCGGCCTGTTGGCCCGCCCCCTGGAGCAGGAACGCGCCGAAGCGGCGGCGGACACCGGCGAGTGGCTTGAGCTGCTGTCCCGGCTCCGGCTGCTGCGGGGCAGCCACGGCGGGCACTGCGCCTCGGAGGAGGAGGCCGAGATCCAGGCCGTCCACCGCTTCCTGCTGCGCACCCCGGCCCGCATGGTCGGCGTCTGGCTCCCGGACGGCGTGGGCGACCGCCGCCCGCAGAACCTGCCCGGGACCTGGGACCAGTACCCGAACTGGCGACTGCCGATCGCGGACGCGGAGGGGAGGGCGGTGACGCTGGAGGAGCTGGCGGGGTCGGCCCGGCTGCGGGCCTTGGTGGAGGTGCTGCGGGCGGGAGCGGGAGCGGGAGCAGGAGCAGGAGCAGGAGGAGCAGGAACGGAAGCAGGGGCTGTCGGGCGGGGATGA
- a CDS encoding PadR family transcriptional regulator: protein MSTRHILLGLLATGPSHGYDLKRRHDERFPQARPLAYGQVYTTLQRLVRDGLAEVDGTDADGGPERTMYRSTKDGTRELAQWAGEIAPPAPFVTNEIFAKVVVSILSGGDPEAYLRAQRAAHMARMRELTAVKTAPGTDLASVLSADYALNHLDADLRWMTTTAARLTTLTAEVDAG from the coding sequence ATGAGCACCCGCCACATCCTGTTGGGGCTGCTCGCTACGGGGCCGAGCCACGGCTACGACCTCAAGCGACGGCACGACGAACGTTTCCCGCAGGCTCGACCGCTGGCCTACGGGCAGGTCTACACGACCTTGCAGCGACTGGTCCGCGACGGACTCGCCGAGGTCGACGGCACCGACGCGGACGGCGGCCCGGAGCGGACCATGTACCGCTCGACGAAGGACGGAACGCGCGAACTGGCCCAGTGGGCCGGGGAGATCGCGCCGCCCGCGCCGTTCGTGACGAACGAGATCTTCGCCAAGGTCGTCGTGTCGATCCTGTCCGGCGGCGACCCCGAGGCCTATCTGCGCGCCCAGCGCGCCGCCCATATGGCGCGCATGCGGGAGCTCACGGCCGTCAAGACCGCGCCGGGTACCGATCTCGCGAGCGTACTCTCGGCGGACTACGCCCTCAACCATCTCGACGCCGACCTCCGTTGGATGACGACCACGGCGGCCCGGCTCACCACCCTGACCGCGGAGGTCGACGCAGGATGA
- a CDS encoding ABC transporter ATP-binding protein gives MSTTGGSAVPLLAARDLVKAHGRTEALRGASVELRAGEILAVTGASGSGKSTLLHCLAGIVHPDTGSVTYDGERLDQLPEKRLSELRRTEFGVVFQFGQLIPELTALDNVALPLLLAGARRPAAHAKAGEWLERFGVRGQEDLRPGEMSGGQAQRVALARALVTGPKIVFADEPTGALDSLASEQVMTALTHTARESGTAVLLITHDAQVAAYADREVRLTDGTVAPLEVAA, from the coding sequence ATGAGCACTACAGGAGGAAGCGCGGTGCCGCTGCTGGCGGCCCGTGACCTCGTCAAGGCACACGGCAGGACCGAGGCCCTGCGCGGCGCCTCCGTCGAACTGCGGGCGGGCGAGATCCTCGCGGTCACCGGCGCCAGCGGCAGCGGAAAGTCCACGCTGCTGCACTGCCTGGCCGGCATCGTCCACCCGGACACCGGGTCCGTGACGTACGACGGGGAGCGGCTGGACCAGCTGCCGGAGAAGCGGCTGAGCGAGCTGCGGCGCACGGAGTTCGGAGTGGTCTTCCAGTTCGGGCAGCTGATCCCCGAGCTGACGGCCCTGGACAACGTCGCCCTGCCGCTGCTGCTCGCCGGCGCCCGCCGTCCGGCGGCGCACGCGAAGGCCGGTGAGTGGCTGGAGCGGTTCGGTGTGCGCGGACAGGAGGACCTGCGGCCGGGCGAGATGAGCGGCGGCCAGGCGCAGCGGGTGGCCCTGGCCCGGGCCCTGGTCACCGGCCCGAAGATCGTCTTCGCGGACGAGCCGACCGGGGCACTGGACTCACTGGCGAGCGAGCAGGTGATGACGGCCCTGACGCACACGGCCCGCGAGTCGGGCACGGCGGTGCTGCTGATCACGCATGACGCCCAGGTGGCGGCGTACGCGGACCGCGAGGTACGGCTGACCGACGGGACCGTGGCGCCGCTGGAGGTGGCGGCATGA